Proteins found in one Crassostrea angulata isolate pt1a10 chromosome 3, ASM2561291v2, whole genome shotgun sequence genomic segment:
- the LOC128175199 gene encoding uncharacterized protein LOC128175199, whose amino-acid sequence MAAPSCSFEECVTFSVKSMGIDFDLKEKQIEILKALYTGKDCVGILPTGYGKSLIFQLLPYFLQRKFGSSEPKLVLTVCPLSSLMEDQCMALRKKGLRVCMLNTEGTKGLSYKLDNSSSDEDEGDDKEVVPKFVQLPAIQDGNVDLLYAHPEALFTGKAMSKILRSDKYQKRLGAIVVDEVHIVTQW is encoded by the exons atggcTGCGCCTAGTTGTAGTTTTGAGGAGTGTGTAACATTTTCGGTGAAATCTATGGGAATTGACTTTGATTTGAAAGAGAAACAGATAGAGATTTTAAAAGCCTTATATACTGGCAAAGACTGTGTCGGTATTCTACCAACTGGTTATGGCAAAAGCCTTATTTTTCAGCTTTTGCCATATTTTCTGCAGAGAAAATTCGGTTCGTCTGAACCAAAGCTTGTTTTGACCGTTTGTCCGTTAAGTTCGTTGATGGAGGACCAGTGCATGGCACTAAGGAAGAAGGGGTTAAGAGTTTGTATGTTAAATACAGAGGGTACGAAGGGATTGTCGTACAAACTTGACAATTCTTCCTCTGATGAAGACGAAG GTGATGATAAGGAGGTTGTTCCAAAGTTTGTTCAACTGCCAGCAATTCAGGATGGGAATGTTGACCTTTTATACGCACACCCAGAGGCCCTCTTCACAGGAAAGGCTATGTCAAAGATTTTAAGGTCGGACAAATATCAGAAACGCTTAGGTGCTATTGTTGTGGATGAGGTCCACATTGTAACACAGTGGTAA
- the LOC128175200 gene encoding uncharacterized protein LOC128175200 isoform X1 yields MVQLGFPLSAQKQRKKRFGVTKVFTIGRKATVKILYLTMNAENNYTKGGGSTVITRQPMELGTSEFNFGNSNVASILQPDRKENADCAYGFGFLTCFCCNIPVGLLALLLANQASNKFEEKNYDKGVFFRRLSYLFSFFALLLGITTLVLIFTGTIPLL; encoded by the exons ATGGTCCAGTTGGGCTTTCCCCTTTCCGCGCAGAAGCAGAGAAAGAAGAGGTTTGGCGTGACTAAG GTTTTTACAATAGGAAGAAAAGCGACTGTGAAAATATTGTACTTGACAATGAATGCGGAGAATAATTATACTAAAG GTGGTGGTTCGACCGTTATCACAAGACAGCCAATGGAATTG GGAACTTCAGAATTTAATTTCGGAAATTCTAACGTTGCCAGTATATTGCAACCAGACCGGAAGGAAAATGCAGACTGTGCCTATGGTTTTGGATTTTTGACATGTTTCTGCTGCAATATTCCTGTTGGTCTTCTCGCCTTGTTGCTTGCCAATCaa GCGAGCAATAAATTCGAAGAAAAGAACTATGACAAAGGAGTTTTCTTTCGGAGATTGTCCTATCTATTTAGCTTTTTTGCACTGTTGCTTGGGATCACAACACTCGTTCTGATATTTACCGGAACAATACCTTTGTTGTAG
- the LOC128175200 gene encoding uncharacterized protein LOC128175200 isoform X2, whose protein sequence is MNAENNYTKGGGSTVITRQPMELGTSEFNFGNSNVASILQPDRKENADCAYGFGFLTCFCCNIPVGLLALLLANQASNKFEEKNYDKGVFFRRLSYLFSFFALLLGITTLVLIFTGTIPLL, encoded by the exons ATGAATGCGGAGAATAATTATACTAAAG GTGGTGGTTCGACCGTTATCACAAGACAGCCAATGGAATTG GGAACTTCAGAATTTAATTTCGGAAATTCTAACGTTGCCAGTATATTGCAACCAGACCGGAAGGAAAATGCAGACTGTGCCTATGGTTTTGGATTTTTGACATGTTTCTGCTGCAATATTCCTGTTGGTCTTCTCGCCTTGTTGCTTGCCAATCaa GCGAGCAATAAATTCGAAGAAAAGAACTATGACAAAGGAGTTTTCTTTCGGAGATTGTCCTATCTATTTAGCTTTTTTGCACTGTTGCTTGGGATCACAACACTCGTTCTGATATTTACCGGAACAATACCTTTGTTGTAG